AGGCAGCTACTGATAAGAAGAATTTTCTTATTTACAAGATAGTCAGCAACTGATACTGGCGAGATGTCTTCCACAACAACATATATTGATAACAATTCATCCTCCACAAAtttacagaaatcattgatactcTTCTTAAACTTGGTGGTAAATGCACAATCAGGTTCAACAATGCAATACTGTAAGCTATTGTTCTGGACATTACCAAGTACAAGTAAATTATTTTGTGGGTTAAACAGAATAATCTTTTGGTTGATGAGAATATAGGGATTGCATTTGTATCCCTCATGCCATATGAACAAAGGATTGTAAATCAACTCCTTAGTTTTCTTATCAGTCATTTTATGAACAAAAAGATAGCTCTTCTCACTATGATTCTGTGTATCTCTATGGTTTAAATGTGGAATTTCAGATGACAAATATATGCTTCTATATTCCTCTTCGCACTGAAAGACAAAGGACCCATTTTGAAATCCATGAACTATATTACCTTTAAGAGTCAGATACTTTGGTTTCATTCTAGACTGCTCAGTTGAAGCCTCTAATGACTTTATGGCAATAAGCCTTTTCAAAGTTTCGCCACACAGTACATTCTTGTCAACAGGTCGACCTTCAACAAGGGATTGACTTAATGTGTTTTTCAAGACAAATTTAGAACTGGACAACAGGTTCAGGTATTCTGAACCTGATCTTGTATAAGAACCAGTTCTGGACAAATTATGTACATCACATAATCACATTCACTTCCTTTTCTGGGCAACTTGTTTTATGATCTTCAAGATGATCTTCATCTACAAACGAGGGACTTACTTTGCTTTCATCAACAAAAGTTTCATCACCAATTTCATCTTGTATGGTTAATGGACTTGCCTGCTTCAGTTCAAATACATGTTTCTTGGAGGTACTACTTGGCTCTGGTTTCTCCAAGTGATCAATCTCAGTGCCTAAATTATCATCTAACTTGAGTTcatttacttcattttcaatctgtgAGTGTACAAGAAATTTTTGGGATGCCAGCGAGAGCCCCATATTGCTTGTAAGAAGCAGGATTCTTCGCGGTACTGAAACACCTTCAACAACAAATGGTGCAATGTCTTCCACTACAGCATGCACATTTAACTGATTACTGGTATTCTCAATACGAGATTTTGTCCTTCCCATAAACAAATATTCATTATCACACAGGAAAAAATGCTGGCTTCCATCATTTGGATTTGTTAGGCAAATCAGCTTTTTTCTGGGATCGAAGTACTTAATTTTATAGCAATTTATGACATGTGCTTCGTGTTTTTTCCTATAAAACCAGCCACATATTGCATGATGTGGTGTAACTTTACCATTATGACCACTGCGCCGGGTCATGAGATAAAAAGACATACCCGATGTGGTTTGAGAGGGCTTGTCCAAACAAATATCTGTGGCTATCAACAGAGTTCTTGTATGGCCTTCATGCAGTGTACGTAAATTTAAATTCAGTACCAACTACGGTTTCAACTTTTCCTCCAAAAACCGAAAAGCAAACTAATGATGGGGTATGTTCTGTCATATTTGAATTGATATTTTCTGTGGGGCTTTGTTGCAAATTTAGATTTGCATATTTAGAATTAACATCAAAAGattcagtcaagactgactgctcATTTTCTAAGTTTGCTAGTGGTGTGTTGAGAGCAGCATCACAGAGCCGAGTGAAAATTGATTCATTAGATTCGGGAATCACAAAAATTACTATTGCTTTCCATTTAGTTCCAAACTCCTCTTCAACATTTCCTTTTTTGAGATGCACCACTATTTTAACCATAGTTTTCAATGCATGTAGTGCAGTTCTTCCATTACGAAAGTAGACATGCCTAGTTTCATTTACCAGTAAATGTTTTATCTTGCTATCAAATTCCAAGATAAGTTTATAGTACCCATTCTGAGTGTCTAGATAAATTCCTTTCACATCATAAAAATATGTGTTTCCACAATCATCTGCAAGTGTACAGGGTCTCTTTTCAACCCAAATCATAAGAGGTTTAAAGCCAATTTCCTTACTACTACGAAGAGCATCAAATTTCACAGTCGAACCAACTGGAACATCTAAAACACTTAACGCTCTCCCATTTTCCTGATAAATAAGCTGGTATGCACTTAAAAGTATTGTCAATGGCTCCTTGAATAAAATTTTTATGGCTCTCTTATTGATATCAATAAAAACTAATGTGCCAGAGCAATCATTCAAATATAAAGTCGAGTCTTCAGTCACTGCAATGTCAGTTTCAGTCTGTGAATAACAAGGAAGTTCTCCATAAATACCAGGCTCTTCAGAGAGTAAAACTTGCTGCATAGTTCCTTGAGAAACATTTTCAGTATTCTCCATAGGCTTCAGAAAATCATCATTACCTGATCTTGAGAATGATTGAGATATTGAGGTATCATTAGATGCACAGCTCTCTGTAGCAGATATTTTCACTTTATTATGACCTTCCAAGTCTCTGAATGGATCTTCATCAATAAACATGAACATCAAtatcacctgccacacacccaacTTTACCCTATACTTCAGATGTGCATGTATTTTGTCCCCACATGTCAAACTGTTTGAATTAACACTTCCATCTGGCATGATGACACGCCCTGTTTTCTGAAACGTGATATTTTGAAGCTTACCATCCAATTGTAACTGAATTACAAATTTACCATTACTGATACCACAATATAAACCtttcacatcataaaagtattttgtTCCATCTGCATATTTTGCTTCATGGGGCCTCTTTCCAGTCCACACTATAACAGCAGTATACTTGCCTATTGATGGGGAGTCACAAAATGCATCAAATGTGAGTCCAGTTCCAAGGGGAATATCTGCAATTTCTGCAACtttaccatcaacacacacaAAGCCATTTTTGGGAAGTGAAGTCCACAGTGCAGTACCACCAATGCAAGAGAACAAAGCAATCTTATCTACTTCATTTAGCATTAATATTCCTGGAAAATTCTTGATATATTGAGGAAGATCTACCAAAGATGTGCGGCAATTTGGCTTCAATGAAATTTGTTTACTTGAGTCACTGTTGACAAAAATTGATTTTTCAGAAAGGTCCTCAATGTTATCTGATAAGGGTTTTTGAACAGCCTGCTGCTTATGTGGCTGAACAATAATGAGTAGGGTTTTCCAGATTACTCGTCCAGAAGCATTATCATTCAATTTTCGCAAGTGAACAACTACAGAAGAATTGGAAGGGACTGATTGCAAATATTCTCCTTCTGCAGAATACACCCTATTAGTACTGCAGGCTTTAATATAAATACTAACGTTGTCAATGCATACTCGAAATTTCATGTCACCTTCATGAAGGCCAAGATAAATGCCCAGTATATCAAAGTAAAATATCCCATTTTTGTTGACACCTCTGTTTGGCTTCTCTCCTACCCACAATGCTGCTATGCGGTGTCCATGTCGTAGACTGTCATCAAAATATATATCAAATGATACGGGTAAACTTGATGTACGTTTTTCAACTGGGACACAAATACCATTTTCAACCATCCATGCTGCACTCCCAACATGAACTACATAGGGGTTTCCATTTAATACGGTGTCTATCTTAAACGCTTCAGAATCAGCCAGCCAGCGCATTTTTCCAGAGCAATTCTTTAACACCTTAGGAACAGCTTTATGAGTGTATTTACCTTTCTCATTATATTTGTTTGAAATATTCTCACTTGTTCTTTTCTTTAAAATTTCTGCATAGCTTGCAGTATTACAATTTGAGTCTAATGCAGAATTGGTTGCATTTACTTCTGATTTAACAAGAGTTCTTTCTGAATTCTTATTATGTATCTCAACCATATGTAAGTTGCTACCAACTGAAGACACATACTGTTTATCATTTGTAACATTATCTTCTATTGTGCATGAAGTTGTCTCTGATATATTCAGTTTGATTATATCATCAGTATTGTTTTCATTTGAGCAACTGGCAAGTGGTTTTGGCTTTCTACCTGTATCATAAAGCTCCATTATTTCTTCTACTTCTGCTCCAGACTTATCATTACCTTTCGAAGGAAATGGAAGACACTTTTCTTCAGATACAGTTATGGAAGACATTTCTTTAGCTGCCTCTTTGCAGTTATTTACATTAGTAATACTTGCCTCTTCAACCTCACTCAGTAATGTATCTGGAATTTGGACCATTACGGCTTCCCACACTAGTTTCCCAGTTTTTCTGATCACCCTTCTGATGTGAGCCTTCACTTTTCCACTACTTGTGGGCACAACTCTTCTATTACCACAAAACATTCTATTTCGATGGCATACAATTGAAATGTCTCCCACCTCACTTTTATAAACAATATTATAATCCTTGTTATTCACAGTTAATTCAACATCTGCATCACAGTACAAATTTATCTGTCTCTTTCCTTGAACATAAAACCCACATCCCTTTCTATACAACATAAAAGGATTTAAGACTGCTGATAAATTTAATTTGGTAATCTTCTTGCCAGACCATAGGCAGGAGCACATAAAACCAAAAATTATTTTACCAGCAAAATCAACACTTGCAAGCTTACATACATTTGCAAATAACTGCTGTGAATTACAGCGTGAGAACTGCATTATATCATCAATATTTTCAACCTTCTTCCCATTAATAAAGACAACAGATTTACTAAATGATGCCAATTGGATTTCACCATCAATGACAGTACTAACCAGTCCATTTTCCTTCCGAAATGAAATTAAATTAACCTCAAGATCTTGTAACTCTTCTACAAAAACATATGAATTAAAGTATGGCTCAATACTTAATGCAGGTTTTGCACCTTGCCAGATAACTAAAGcagtaaatttggtatcatttggCATTACAACTGCATCAAAGCAGACTTCTGTGCCATCTGGCAGCCGCTCAAGTAGAAAAGGTTTGCCAGTTTTCCAAAGGAATACACACCCAACTGGTGTTGTATCTGAACTCGCTATGCGAAAGCTAACGAGCACAGGTGCTTCTTTAACGTATGTTAAAATAAAGTGGTCATCCAAAACGGTGCATAGTTTACCATGATGATTGTAAAGGCATGAGAGTTGAAGACATGCCCGAGGATAAGGATCTACACAGGGATCCTTTCCACTTGCCAGACTGCTGCTTACATTTAGTCTACTCACTGATACTGGCTGCCTTTCACATGCATTTGTATTTGGTGGACTGACTGCTGCAGATGCCACATTTTCATGTCCATTGATTTCTTCCAATTTTAAGACATCTGACAATTCCTCTGTCTCACTTGAAGTGCATTTCAATGAAACACTGGGGCTATACTGATTAAAACTTTCTGCTTTATCTTCAAAGCAATTTTCATTATCTGAGTCAAATATGGTATCATTGTACAACAAATTTGTATTACTACCCTCACTCTCAAGTGTTTGGCTACTGATAAATAGGCTTTCTGCATTTTTATTAacgccattaatgtcagtgtcaCTGCCAGTCTCAAAATTCCCAGATAATCCTACTGAAAGATAATTAGAATCATTGTCAAACTGTAAGTAACTTTTAACTGGTACATCTTCCAATGTATTGGTCAAATTGTCATTGCTTTTCCATGCTTTAATGTTACAATGAAATCTTTCCAAATCTTGTGAGTCGTCATTAGTACCTAGACAGCCTTGCTCTAAATTAACAAATGATTGCATTCCTGAAGAAATTGCAACATTTTCCTGGGCCTTTGAGAAAGATTCATTACACTGAACCTTTGGTCCTGTGCTGTGTTCTGGAAGCTGCGGCAGTGTTTCCCTTGCTAGTAACTCTTTGTTAACTAGAGTAGAGTTCTGCTTTAGTTTTTCAGATATAATTGACGTTTCCTTTGCTTGTAACTCTTTTTCCACCATAAAAAAATTCTTATTTAAATTTTCTGATATAATTGGTGTTTCCTTTACTTGTAACTCTTTGTCAACTGCAAAAATGTTCTGATTTACATTTTCTGATATAATTggtgtttccttaacttgtaactCTCTGTCAACTGCAAAAATGTTCTGGTTTAAAGATTCTGATATAATTTCTTCAATCTCTATCCTTGAAATATTATGATTTTCTTTTGTTGCAGACAATATGCCATTATCTTGTAACTTTTGCTCAAGTGGGTTAATCTGCATTTGTCCATTTACCTCTTGTAGTATTTCACACAGTTCAGTTTTCTTAATACTACAAAGGTTGTCAAATTTTGGGTCTTGATGACTATCACATGAAAAAGTTTGTGTCTGAGTCACTTGTGCTTGATCTATTTGTGCAGGATTAACCTCTAAAAGATGAGTATCATCTTCCTTGGAATCATCATTAATACTAGCTTCTACCTCACCCTGAACTGCTTCTGCTGCCATCTCTACTTCATCACAGTCATGGATGATGGCATCATATTTGTTACCACACTCTACAACAGAGTGTCCACTGCCTTTTTGAAGACGGTTCTGAAACCACTTGAACATGTCTACCTCTTGTCACCTCATCTGCAAGAAAATAAGAATTTGTTAAAGTAAAACATTCAACATTCGTCACATAAAACATTAAAATTAGACGTCATTCATGGTGTAAAGATGAATGCAATACAGTACAGCAAATTAAAAGACAATCATTATTcatattaaattaaattagaCAATCATTAAAAGAATCATTAACATAACACTCAGCAAATTAAAAGTCAATCGTTAGAATCATTAAACATATTAAATACAGATAAATACTGGAagtgggggaggaagggaggagttATTAAAATCTGCTTTACTAATTCTTACAGCAAAACAGTTTAGTGACAAataaaaatggttgggcacatttcctttcacataATAACTCTattgtctgtcctgtctgtgggtgcagtctatagaattcctaacactgatgtgtccgaattcaacttaaaccttagaaatctaatactagataacagactgaacaaaaaccatctaattatcgcaggggactttaatattgacctctgcgagcctgaacaccctactgctgttagcttcctcaactgtatgaattcctgcttcctcatatccttaatcactagaccgactagaatcactgatagtactgccacgactctagatcacatctggaccaacataacctctccgcttacttcaggtataatcactacatacactacagaccactacactacatacgatagcactacagaccattaccccacatttctcttaactaacattaacaaaccacctctagagacaagggagttaagctttaggctgctcaATGaacctgctatagacaattttataactgctgctgctaatgtcaactgggagtccaagttaggtaacataaggaacatcaacctagcagtgcaatcttttcttcaaaaaactctcagcctttataacacccactgtcctat
Above is a genomic segment from Procambarus clarkii isolate CNS0578487 chromosome 86, FALCON_Pclarkii_2.0, whole genome shotgun sequence containing:
- the LOC123768925 gene encoding uncharacterized protein; the encoded protein is MFKWFQNRLQKGSGHSVVECGNKYDAIIHDCDEVEMAAEAVQGEVEASINDDSKEDDTHLLEVNPAQIDQAQVTQTQTFSCDSHQDPKFDNLCSIKKTELCEILQEVNGQMQINPLEQKLQDNGILSATKENHNISRIEIEEIISESLNQNIFAVDRELQVKETPIISENVNQNIFAVDKELQVKETPIISENLNKNFFMVEKELQAKETSIISEKLKQNSTLVNKELLARETLPQLPEHSTGPKVQCNESFSKAQENVAISSGMQSFVNLEQGCLGTNDDSQDLERFHCNIKAWKSNDNLTNTLEDVPVKSYLQFDNDSNYLSVGLSGNFETGSDTDINGVNKNAESLFISSQTLESEGSNTNLLYNDTIFDSDNENCFEDKAESFNQYSPSVSLKCTSSETEELSDVLKLEEINGHENVASAAVSPPNTNACERQPVSVSRLNVSSSLASGKDPCVDPYPRACLQLSCLYNHHGKLCTVLDDHFILTYVKEAPVLVSFRIASSDTTPVGCVFLWKTGKPFLLERLPDGTEVCFDAVVMPNDTKFTALVIWQGAKPALSIEPYFNSYVFVEELQDLEVNLISFRKENGLVSTVIDGEIQLASFSKSVVFINGKKVENIDDIMQFSRCNSQQLFANVCKLASVDFAGKIIFGFMCSCLWSGKKITKLNLSAVLNPFMLYRKGCGFYVQGKRQINLYCDADVELTVNNKDYNIVYKSEVGDISIVCHRNRMFCGNRRVVPTSSGKVKAHIRRVIRKTGKLVWEAVMVQIPDTLLSEVEEASITNVNNCKEAAKEMSSITVSEEKCLPFPSKGNDKSGAEVEEIMELYDTGRKPKPLASCSNENNTDDIIKLNISETTSCTIEDNVTNDKQYVSSVGSNLHMVEIHNKNSERTLVKSEVNATNSALDSNCNTASYAEILKKRTSENISNKYNEKGKYTHKAVPKVLKNCSGKMRWLADSEAFKIDTVLNGNPYVVHVGSAAWMVENGICVPVEKRTSSLPVSFDIYFDDSLRHGHRIAALWVGEKPNRGVNKNGIFYFDILGIYLGLHEGDMKFRVCIDNVSIYIKACSTNRVYSAEGEYLQSVPSNSSVVVHLRKLNDNASGRVIWKTLLIIVQPHKQQAVQKPLSDNIEDLSEKSIFVNSDSSKQISLKPNCRTSLVDLPQYIKNFPGILMLNEVDKIALFSCIGGTALWTSLPKNGFVCVDGKVAEIADIPLGTGLTFDAFCDSPSIGKYTAVIVWTGKRPHEAKYADGTKYFYDVKGLYCGISNGKFVIQLQLDGKLQNITFQKTGRVIMPDGSVNSNSLTCGDKIHAHLKYRVKLGVWQVILMFMFIDEDPFRDLEGHNKVKISATESCASNDTSISQSFSRSGNDDFLKPMENTENVSQGTMQQVLLSEEPGIYGELPCYSQTETDIAVTEDSTLYLNDCSGTLVFIDINKRAIKILFKEPLTILLSAYQLIYQENGRALSVLDVPVGSTVKFDALRSSKEIGFKPLMIWVEKRPCTLADDCGNTYFYDVKGIYLDTQNGYYKLILEFDSKIKHLLVNETRHVYFRNGRTALHALKTMVKIVVHLKKGNVEEEFGTKWKAIVIFVIPESNESIFTRLCDAALNTPLANLENEQSVLTESFDVNSKYANLNLQQSPTENINSNMTEHTPSLVCFSVFGGKVETVVGTEFKFTTKSRIENTSNQLNVHAVVEDIAPFVVEGVSVPRRILLLTSNMGLSLASQKFLVHSQIENEVNELKLDDNLGTEIDHLEKPEPSSTSKKHVFELKQASPLTIQDEIGDETFVDESKDVHNLSRTGSYTRSGSEYLNLLSSSKFVLKNTLSQSLVEGRPVDKNVLCGETLKRLIAIKSLEASTEQSRMKPKYLTLKGNIVHGFQNGSFVFQCEEEYRSIYLSSEIPHLNHRDTQNHSEKSYLFVHKMTDKKTKELIYNPLFIWHEGYKCNPYILINQKIILFNPQNNLLVLGNVQNNSLQYCIVEPDCAFTTKFKKSINDFCKFVEDELLSIYVVVEDISPVSVADYLVNKKILLISSCLSLALSSINTFTCNKSKNYLVTKDMICKIRELFQIYEERCSSARVCKGGSNYHMCDSSFYTAYGIKGVGGCLQFCIEEYAFILCDKKKTIAVCHISNTYYQGRNVSSWDEIDKKFWKNFFIITSSLEKEIKIQDESVGALGLVAWSCCGPEIVTVHVCHIHEPVVYVYKGLASMNDEETQVTHPLDNKPLGESCVYPLPSKEYSEKINANELEALDCVSGSNIFSVHEQILQSCGLRKTIGELKYFEEYLAVCASEMGEMIWCHLSNFFIKGEKCNSIEELMKLKKHKWCLIIIHCPATVLQGKTVNFKAVIGYIGSEVMLPGIHICNNHKGILLRTINKEDLAIAKEIFSDIQVICKQSDAYAKHLLEILYSRGIEEIFLSAKNVKSQRYIQFQGILVSVSDTDPNKAMVSIQYEEKEYCVSLQRHAFVSLAKDTLLQAFVGCPIKVILGYSENLKNVRVMMAWSDLNHASVLSPEPVAKITACTSSMNTELICCPRALVIQHFQMVYQQTFDILTGYQISTDLENSKVFFKCSQNAKDFEVMCRIDSVRTPPSDMLDNDDSPWCILVHFHYKKNVRVHIDGVAAWKGNVENVIIQVCDIHKVQLLDLIMFKKSTPAWKPIPARVKSDSESLYAEPPLVREPIPARVKSNSESLYSEPDLVWEQIPARVKSNSESRYSEPPLVREPIPARVKSDSESLYAEPPLVREPIPARVKSDSESLYAEPPLVREPIPARVKSNSESLYSEPWTLVSSCVKSRILSKSETFINEEEVEAAASTLEDHIHFGSVPSHLECSSVLGSDSFERHVGNSFINNLISEKPLAKSENRQIMTSSSSSSSFYSSSSSSYSSSSSSVKASAKSFEDATDPHSLTESPVLKRTCFEEKVQQCSTSETADEAHLALPDVLVSKAPEVVNNESFEGSASGRKNERDSDLFLDGCSVSCVGPCKFECADEYQGIIKSSDLTIIVIRQNICINKLPLNEPLTEFIRKENSEVQAMVVPLSTPMNVLGYSVTHEAIVAWVGNKPKPVSKLWKLYNNLHGISCIAKERKEQGANLRAEQTPDQVRVSSKEVDTLLVIDDKPQTLFGCIYVDSCSTHGTLRSGTGYILFAKEVIYRQKVRMSQERDIKTALDLKSVNAVILRLKEPVHVLGCQVTNIALLVWLNQIPDKVQRIINDSLDIYRKKWKVKLYTAQNAKVSGSSKLAPVENFKITNAASKLTHVNNNAYKGVSAKSGKNAKIKGAPVQLTPVQLAREDKAREKPILQDIRMDPFMEAQPWSMKNINLTEESLNGGDLNASVDTVDVFYKIPSRIECSNCKILLVGNNYAVIQSWQRTAVVRKDDFYRHNTKLPSSYPLCDQLKNVHSVCAFLTKMEKPVCLKKYTVTDFALLAFAGKCPKVAHMILSGMQNHAKKMMGLSVTTKFPPIPPENLSAVKTNVNLVPPKVKRSLESKSAFVGKLSRFSGFLEVTSETSEAVNIFFQRDKVYINKKPIPEDSSLADFMAPFINQPWNCSARLFPSKKNKIGTRRICGIEAHYLANFIWYGEKPSKEERESKLLEQSIKEPALKQKGKSTDTHSSSSNTFGKKEVLSCSQESGTAECHSTTQEVNKSESVADRLKKHIQNSPEVEINPSGGAKRKIKKTLAPWIDEKKNTPKGCISELHRLVGRLRLETGDHVYFSREKCFLYGVCLNKVELWHVLSIGIVVDYELSDDMKDVKGVWAGSTSSFEPSRLISKLQDWCNAYSVPDGAADLLLKEAGWLPPELNPTFDQDEEIEVVNCQTSS